A single window of Jaculus jaculus isolate mJacJac1 chromosome 14, mJacJac1.mat.Y.cur, whole genome shotgun sequence DNA harbors:
- the Rpl32 gene encoding 60S ribosomal protein L32: protein MAALRPLVKPKIVKKRTKKFIRHQSDRYVKIKRNWRKPRGIDNRVRRRFKGQILMPNIGYGSNKKTKHMLPSGFRKFLVHNVKELEVLLMCNKSYCAEIAHNVSSKNRKAIVERAAQLAIRVTNPNARLRSEENE, encoded by the exons ATGGCTGCCCTCAGACCTCTGGTGAAGCCCAAGATTGTCAAAAAGAGGACCAAGAAGTTCATCCGGCACCAGTCAGACCGATATGTCAAAATTAAG CGTAACTGGCGGAAACCCAGAGGTATTGACAACAGGGTGCGGAGAAGATTCAAAGGCCAAATTCTGATGCCCAACATTGGTTATGggagcaacaagaaaacaaagcacatgCTGCCCAGTGGCTTCCGGAAGTTCCTGGTCCACAACGTCAAGGAGCTGGAAGTGCTCCTAATGTGCAACAA ATCTTACTGTGCTGAGATTGCTCACAACGTTTCTTCGAAGAACCgcaaagccattgtggaaagagcGGCCCAGCTGGCTATTAGAGTCACCAATCCCAACGCCAGGCTGCGcagtgaagaaaatgaataa